The genomic DNA CCAGGCTCGATCAGCACGCACTTGACCGGTGTCCCGGCCAGCTCCAGCCGCATCGTGTCAGTCAGCCCCTCCAGTGCAAACTTACTCGCCACATAGGCCCCACGATAGGGCGCACCGATAAAGCCCAGCACTGAACTATTCTGGATGATCCGCGCGTCATCCTGCTGAAGAAAGGTCGGGATCAGCAGCCGGGTCAGCTCATGCGTGCCAAAGAAATTTGTTTCAAACTGCCGGCGCAGGGCGTCGCGGGTCAGGTCTTCAACCGCTCCGGGCTGCCCGTAGGCTCCGTTGTTAAACAGCGCATACAGCTTGCCGCCGGTCAGCTCCAGCGTTTGCGCGACCCCACGCTTGATGGATTCCGTGGACGCCAAATCGAGCTGGATAACCGTCTCCAACCCCTTGGCTTGCAAGGGCTCGATGTCCGCCGCCTTCCGGCACGAGGCGATGACGCGAAAGCCGCGCTCCTGCAATGTAATGGCTGCATCCAGGCCAATGCCCGTCGAGCAACCCGTAATCAGCACCGCACGTTTTTGAGTAACCGCCATGGCCGTAAACCTAGCCAATCGCCCGGCCCAAGCGAGGCAGAAAAAACGCCGCCCCAGCGTTGGGACGGCGTTTAGTAAAACTATTTGACGACTTTGGATTAACCCTCGGCGAGATTCGCCTTGATGTAGTCGAAGCTCATCTTGAGCGAGTCAAACGGATCCCCCGGGCAGACGTCCTGCTCAACCATGAACCACTCGCAGCCACCCTCTTCAGCAGCGGCAATGATACCCTTGAAGTCGAGGTTGCCGTAGCCGATTTCGCAGAAGATGTGCTCCTTGGCACCGGTCATCTTGAAGTCCTTCAGGTGGATCAGCGGAGTGCGGCCAGCCACCTTGCGCACCCAACGCTCGGGATCGCAACCACCGGAGGCAACCCAGTAGGTGTCGAGCTCGGCCTGAATCGGGCACTCGTTGTAAATCTTGTCGAGGATGGTGCCCTCGCCCATGCGCAGGAACTCGATGTCGTGGTTGTGGTAGGTCAGCACGAGGCCGTTTTGTTCAAAGACTTCAACGGCCTTCTTCAGGTCGGCGATGAGCTCGTTAACCGAGTCTTCGCTGAAGAAATCCACACCCGCCGGATAAGGATAGGCAGTGTATTTGCAGCCGAGTTCCTTGAGTCGGTCACAAGCCTTTTGGGGCTCCTTGCGGACGACGTCACTGGGCTCGTGGGTGGAGCAGATGACGAGGTTGTTCTCCTTGCAAAGGCGTACGATCTCGCTGTTTTCGATCGGGCCAAAGCCGCTGACCTGCACGGCCTGGTAGCCGATGTCAGAGACTTTCTTAAGCGTCTGTGCGATGTCTTCCGGTGTCTTGCAGAAGTCACGCAGCGTGAAAAGTTGGGCGGCAACTTGGCTGATTTTCATGGGATTTCTTTTTGAGGGTTAAAGAAAGATTCAGGTCTACTATTGGGGCGGTGCCGAGGGCAACCCCAAATTCAAACACGTGTAAGGTCTGCCGCGCGACGTGGCAATTTATAAGCCCACGCCTGCGGTGCAATTAGTTGCCTGCGTCTTCGACAGACTGCTTGGCGGACTCCAGCGCGTCTTCCACGTGACCAACCGGATCGTCGCCACGATGCGGCTTAATGCCCACATCGCTCAGCGGCTTAAAGGTCACCGTGAGCACGGCCAGGAGACCGAGCACGAGCGTCACCCACCAGAGAGGCTTGGCAGCCTGCGGCTTTTTATTGATGAACGCCGTCATCGCGCCAAGGGCCAGCCAGATGACAAACTTGATCATCGCCCAGCCTGGGAAGCCGTAGTTAAATTTCGCCAACAGCCCGAAGCCACCGACCAGCAAAAACACCAGACCAATGCCGCTTGTGATGCCACCAAATTTGCGCCACGAAACGTTGTCCGGCTGCAGCGCCGAACGCGCAATCATGCTGCCAAACGCCAGAAACACGAGCAAGATGCCCGCAAAGTGCATAACCAAGTAAATACGATAATCCATGGCGCGAGGTTTATAGCTAATGCCTAAAGGTTAAAGGCTAAAGCGACTGGCTGACGTCGATTTTTTGGCAGATCGATGTGCTAGTTACACTTTGCCAGCATCAGCTCATCAAGCGCGGTGCGGGTGCTTTTGGCGGGGGCGATGAGGTCGTAGTAACGCCGGGCATCCGCCTTGCGCCCCGCACCGGCCAGCGCATTGAAATAGGCCAGACGGAACAAGTCGTCCTGCGCGTCACTGCCGCCCACCATGGGCAGGCGGTCCACGATTGGCTCGATCAGCTCAACCACGCGCTGGTGATCACCGCGGCCACTGGCAGCGCAGGCTTCGACAAAGTCCGCGCCGACGGGGCACCAAATTTCGCGGCCTTCGTGGTCACTCTGTGCCGCGCGTTCGCGTGCTCGGGCAATGGCGGCCTCAACGGCGTCGTCGTGTCCATTGCGCGCCAGTCCGTAGATGAATTGCCCATCTAAAAAGGGAATCAAGCATTCGCCGGCATGCTCGCCGGACTTGGCCACTACATCCGCCCAGACATCGTCTGCCGGCTGCCCGGCCATGTCCATCCGCCAAAGCAGCGCAATGGCGTCGATCTGTTCGCCCACGTAATCCGGAGTAATGCCCCAGATGTCGCCGCGCAAGATTACGTCGGTCTTGGCCCAGTCGGCATTTTCCAGATAAAAAAGCGACTGATGCCAGGCGTTGTGCGCGTGGATGCCGCGCGCGCAGCTTTTCCAATACGGGGCAAAGCGCTCCATCTCGCGAGCCCCCTCCTCCACCTGCCCGGTGCGGATCAGGATGTGCGCCAGCGTGTGGTGGGACCAGGGTTGCCCTGGCTGTTGCTCCAGGGATTTCTCCGCGGCCTGCCGGGCGTCGTCATAGCGCGCGGTGAGCTCGAAGGCAAAGGACAGCATCGACAGAAACCCCGGGTGATCGCCATTGGCCTCACGCAGGCGCATCATATGCCACAGGAAGCGTTCACCATTAAAATGCTGGCCCGATGTGTAGTAAAGAAACTCGCTGATTTTGGCCGAAACGAGGTCGCGCGGGTGGTCCACCGTCACCCGCTCCAGCTTCTCCAGAGCGGCATGGTATTGCCCGCGTTGGAAGTGCTCAATCGCCTCCACAAAAACCACTTCGCGCGTGCTGGCCCCGTAGAGGCTGCGGCGCGCGGCGAGCAGGAATTCCGCCGCTTGCGCGACGCCCGACGCAGCCTGGGAGTAGAGCATCGCCGCTGCCGCATAAGCCTGAATGAGCGGCGTTTCCTGAAACTGCTTGGCGTGCGCAAATATCGCCTCCACCTCCGGCGTGATGCCGAGTAAATTCGTCTCAAACGCTTCAATCGCGTCAACCGCTTCCGGGGACTCCGCCCAGACCGCCAATCCGCGCTGTGTAGTATATTCAGGCACGGGCAAGAACTAACGTTACGCGCACGCACAACGCAATCAAGAAGCGTACTGCGTAACATTTCAGGGAATATATACCCTGTGGTTGACTCGCACTGTTTACTTATCCACAAACGCTATCATGCGCGCCCTCCAATTCTGTGTTTTCGTAATAGCCTATCTCGTCGCGGGAACTGCCAGCGGCCAGTTGGACGGCTTTTACGTGGAGAAGAGGCAGATTTTTTATCAAGACCAGACTTCCGGCATCTCCATGCCAAAGCATGGCGCGTTCCTCGACTACTATTTTAGCCGAACGGGAAACACTGATATACTCCAGGCCTCATTTTCGGCAAATTTCTCAAACGTCCCGATTCAGTTTCGCGACACGGGACAATATCGCGGTTTTGTTGCCTTCGAAGACGTCAATGCACTGGAGGCGGTTTATAAAGACATCTTCTACTATGAGTTCACCACCCAGCTACTGGGAGAGCTCCCGAAGAACGCCAACGTGCGTTTTACCTCTACCGGTTGGTATTCCGGGGCCAATCCACGGGTTAGTAATTTCGCTCAACTGAGCACGATTAATGCGCCGTTTAACTTTAACCTTTCGCTCACTCAGTCGGCAATCGGGAGCGCCGGTGTGGGCTGGCAAAACTACATTCAGTTGACCGTCATCGATCCGGTTGCGCTGTCCGGCGTTCACGTCAGCCAATACGCAGGCACCTCGAACACCTTGCAGATTCCGGGCGGCACGCTGGGCAACAGCCGTGAGTATGTTGCGCGCATTCAGTTTATCAGCCCGGATACTTGGTCCGAGGTCGGCACGTTCAACGACTACCGCGTGGTTTCCCAGTATTCGAACGAAACCTGGGTAAAGCTTCGCACGCTGGGCTCCTATCCGGATTTCCTCGCAGAGCTAACGCGCTACTACCACTGGAAACAGACCAGCCCGAGCCCGAGCGAGCCCCTGGCCGATAAGGACTACCTGCTGGCTCGCATCCCCACGGCGCAAAACCCAAACGTCGCCGCCGCCTCGCTGCTCCAGCTCGATGTGCGCAAAGGCTACGCCCTCGAAAAATTACCCGATGACAAGAACGACGAAACCCTCTTTGCGTATGAACTCCGCGACGAGGAGCTGGATAATTTCGTCAGCGGCCTGCTTTCCGTGGGCCTTCGCTACAGCGCTGGCAACACCCGCGCGGAGATGGTCAACTGGGACCTCAACCCCGCGACCAACACTCCCCTCATTACCAACTGGGAGGCCGCGCAAGCAATCGCGCCGGACTTGGATTTCGCGCTCATGGTAAACGTCCCAAACAATATGGTCGGCACCAGCCTGGCCACCACGCTGACCTTCTACGATCAGGACGGCGCAGTCGTGACCACCATTGAAGAAACCCATGCCACGGCATCAAGCATCGCGGTGGAAATTCCGGCAACCGCGCTCGCCGAGAACACCCAATACGACGCAACACTAACCCTGACTGCCAGCAACGGCGTAACCAATGGCATCGATCTGCAAGTGGCACACGTGGTCGATTTTTCTGTCGAAACCAGCCTGAGTAATTGGCTCGGCGTCGCCTCCGCTGCAATTTACCGCGGGACGTATTTCGCCAATGGCAACACGGACACGCCCGACGTCCTGTCGTCCGTTCGTGTGCGGTTGACCCAGGACAGTGCGGACAGTCTGACCGCCGCCAGCGTGCTGGAAGGTGAAACCGTGAAGACCACCCTCACCCCCCAGGCATCAGATCCGCTTTTGATGCAGAGTTTGCTTTTCTACGCGGATGAGCCGACGGCGCTAAGCGATTTCCCGTATGAGACCTATCTGTTCCAGACGACCATTGACAACCTGTCCCAGAGCGTGCCCTACGACTTTGCACTCCAGGCAGAGGCCGCTCCCGTGATCACCGTGGAGACCAGCCACCTGCTCAACTCTCTGGACCCCAGCCTGCCGATCCCCTTGTCTTGGACCGGGATCGACGCATCGGCGGACAACGTATCTATCGAGGTCGTCAACTCCGCGGACCCACAGACTCCGATTGCGCTCGAAAACATTGCACCAGACGGCCTGAGTGGCGAAATTCCGGCCAACACCTTTGCCGTCAACAGCAGCTACTCGCTCATGATCTTTTTCCGCCGCGATCTGCAAAATAATTACGATGATGCCTTGCAAGCCACGCTGATCCACGGCGACGAATACTTCACGTTTATCCCTGTCACGACCGGCATCGCCAGTTATGCGGGCTGGCTGTCGCTCTACTTGGACGCCGGGCAATTAGCCGATCCGGCCTACACAGCGCTCACTGCCAACCCCGATGGCGACACGCTGACCAACCTTCAGGAGTACGCCTTCAACGGGCATCCGCTCGCCCCGACAACACCGCCCCAGGTGCAGGCAGATGGCGGGCTGTATAAGCTGAAGTTTCAGTTCCGCTCGGACAACCCGCTCCTTTCCTATCAGGCCGAACAAAGCACTACGCTGGACCCTCCGTTTGCGCCCTTTAACGGCAATACGCAGGTGACCGCTGGCTCACCTTATCAGACGGTCCAGTTGACTTTTGTCAGCGCCGAGCGACTATTCGTCCGCCTCATCACACGCTTCGGCCAGACCGCCGAGTAACGCTACTGATCCTGGAGCGCGCACCAGCCTTCCAGGGCCTCGCGCGTCACCCCGTATTTCGCAGCACAGCGCGGGCAGTTGACGGTGATGATGTCGTCCCCGGCAAAGAGCTCGTCCGCCTGATGACGGAACACCGGCTCCAGCGCCGCAAAGATACGCTGGTCATTACAACCGCACTCCCACTTCACGAAACGCGTCTCAATCGTGTGCAGGTCTTCCAAATCATCGAGCCGCATGATGTCATCTTCCTGCACGCGGTAAAACCAGTCGCGGTTCCAATCCGGATGCGCCGACAGCAGCGCAAACTGCGTTTCGGACAACTGGAAAAAGCGGGCCGGCCGCTGCTCACTACGCTGATAATACTCCTGCGCAGCATGGATCGGATCGCGCCCCTCGAAGTCCACAAAACTGCGGTAGGGTTCCTCGCCCCGCTTACCGACCTCCTGGTAGAAGCTGTTGTATTCCGCCTCGGCAACATTCTCCGTGAAGATGCGCCCGGCGACGGTGTCTTCATCCGTATCGCCAACCAGGAAGAGGTTCGTCAGCGGCTCCTGAAAGTTAATCGTCCACGAAAGCGTCTGGCGGCGCGGCCGCGACACGCAGTGCAGCGTAAAACAGCCCAGCGCCCGCTGAAACAGGTTTTGCAGTTCGACGGGGGCGTCCAAGTGATGCTTTTGCATGTGCGCGCGCCATTGCTCGATGAGCGGCGCGAAGTCCGCCCGCGTCAGCAGAATATTCCTACCGCGTAGAAACAAGGATTCCACCCGCG from Cerasicoccus sp. TK19100 includes the following:
- a CDS encoding SDR family NAD(P)-dependent oxidoreductase, with translation MAVTQKRAVLITGCSTGIGLDAAITLQERGFRVIASCRKAADIEPLQAKGLETVIQLDLASTESIKRGVAQTLELTGGKLYALFNNGAYGQPGAVEDLTRDALRRQFETNFFGTHELTRLLIPTFLQQDDARIIQNSSVLGFIGAPYRGAYVASKFALEGLTDTMRLELAGTPVKCVLIEPGPIISRFRQNALAAMQASIDIENSRHAALYRKTIERLSKEGPGMKFTLPESAVTKVLLHALESPRPRARYRVTVPTHLTHALKRILSTRMFDRFMLKFGSA
- a CDS encoding Hsp33 family molecular chaperone HslO, with protein sequence MDESLFGQESEHTRVESLFLRGRNILLTRADFAPLIEQWRAHMQKHHLDAPVELQNLFQRALGCFTLHCVSRPRRQTLSWTINFQEPLTNLFLVGDTDEDTVAGRIFTENVAEAEYNSFYQEVGKRGEEPYRSFVDFEGRDPIHAAQEYYQRSEQRPARFFQLSETQFALLSAHPDWNRDWFYRVQEDDIMRLDDLEDLHTIETRFVKWECGCNDQRIFAALEPVFRHQADELFAGDDIITVNCPRCAAKYGVTREALEGWCALQDQ
- a CDS encoding sugar phosphate isomerase/epimerase family protein, with product MKISQVAAQLFTLRDFCKTPEDIAQTLKKVSDIGYQAVQVSGFGPIENSEIVRLCKENNLVICSTHEPSDVVRKEPQKACDRLKELGCKYTAYPYPAGVDFFSEDSVNELIADLKKAVEVFEQNGLVLTYHNHDIEFLRMGEGTILDKIYNECPIQAELDTYWVASGGCDPERWVRKVAGRTPLIHLKDFKMTGAKEHIFCEIGYGNLDFKGIIAAAEEGGCEWFMVEQDVCPGDPFDSLKMSFDYIKANLAEG